ATTTATCGTGTTTTTGAAAAACTCTACAAACTCTATTTTAAAAACACCGAGAAGTTTTACCCCCATGCGACCAACTGTATTGTGGTGAAAAAGTGGCTTCATGAAGAGGTAGGAGGTTTTGATGAAACTGTGAAGCTTGGGGAGGATTTCAAATACATTCAGGCGGCGTCAAAGAAAGGAAAGTTTGGATTTTTAGCCAACGTTTGGTTCTACAGTTCCCCGCGCCGCGCAGAAGAAGATATGACAAAGATTATTACCCAATACTTTTTGGCCGAGGCATATATGACCTTTATTGGCCCCATCCGGACGGACATATTTAAATATCGTTTTAACCATCTTCCCAAGGGATGGAAAAGCAAATCGCCTCAACGGCGGTCCGCCGACGAGGCGGTAAAGAAACCATGAGGAAAAAGCTCGTCTATCTAGATTACGCAGCTTCCACGCCTGTAGACCAAAAGGTGCAAAGAGCAATGACGCCTTTTTTACGTTCTGAGTTTGGCAATCCTTCTTCTGTACACCAGCTGGGACAACGCTCTAGAGTTGCAGTGGAGACCGCAAGAGAGCGGATTGCCACATTTCTTGGTTGTTCTGCAAACGAGGTTGTGTTTACCTCGGGGGCTACGGAGGCAAACAACCTTGCAATTCAAGGAATTGTTGCAAGGGAGTCTCCCTTGCAAAGACCACATGTTGTTACCTCGGCAATTGAGCATGAGTCAGTATTGGCCCCTATTCAAGCGTTAGAGAAAGAAGGCACGATTGAAGCCACCTACGTTAAGGTTGGCAAAGAGGGAATTGTAAACCCTCAAGACGTAGAAAAGGCAATACAAAAGAACACTATTCTCGTATCCATTCAATATGCAAATAGTGAGGTTGGTACCATCCAGCCCATACCTCACATTGCAAAGATAATCAAGAAATACAAAATACAAGATACAAAATACCAGATACTATTTCACACAGATGCCGTGCAGGCAGCGTTGTATCTTGACTGCAGCGTGGAGAAGCTCGGGGTTGATATGCTTACCTTAAGTTCTCATAAGATATACGGGCCAAAAGGAGTTGGTGTCTTATATATAAGGAAAGGGATTTCAATTCACCCCCTGTTCTTTGGTGGAGGGCAAGAACAAGACATTAGGTCCGGCACAGAGAATGTTGGAGGCATTGTTGGCATGGGAGAGGCGATACGAGAAATCCAAAATCCAAAATCCAGAGTCCAAAACATTAGGATACGGCAGTTAAGAGACAGACTCATGAAAATTATCCCACAAAGAATCTCTGGCGCAAAACTAACGGGTTCTTTATTGCAAAGGCTACCAAACAACGTGCATGTTTTAATTAAGGGAGTTGAAGGAAAGGATGTTGTTTTGCTGCTTGATCAAAAAGGGATTGCGGTTTCCACTGGTTCGGCATGCTCGGAAAGGTCTCAAGAACCCTCGCACGCGCTCTTGAGTATGGGGTATGAACAAGCAGAAGCCCGCTCTGCTTTGCGCATAACCTTGGGAAAGCATACAAAAAAAGAAGAGATAGAGAAAACCGTGAAGATTCTGGAAAAGACGGTTGAACAACTCAGGGCAAAGAAGTAAAGTAGAGGATACGATATGGAGAACACTAGAAGGCCTCAGATGAATCCACTGCAAAAACTCATAAAGAAACTAGGGCACCGTGAGCTGATTTCTCTTTTGATTTTGGTGGTTGCGGTTTCCTCGTTGTCTGGTTTTGCGGGAGGAGCTGTAGTTGGGGGAGTTTTATATCAACAGGTTGCCTCTTTGCTTAAACAGGTTGAATTTGAGTTGCCAGACCGCATCATACAAGAGACGGTGGTAGAAAAAGAGTATATCCCCCAGACTTCGCAAGAGCAAAAAATTATTGACGTGGTAAAGAATGTTTCTCCTGCCGTGGTAAGCATCATTATTACCAAGGATGTTCCGGTCATTGAACAGTTCTTTGTTGACCCTTTTGGAGATTTCTTTGGGGGGCACAGCCCATTTGAGTTTCAGGTTCCGCAATTCCGCCAGCAGGGAACTGAAAAACGCGAGGTGGGAGGAGGATCGGGATTTATTGTTTCGCAGGATGGGTTCGTCATTACCAACAAGCACGTGGTGTTAGATGAGGAGGCAGATTACACGGTTTTTACAACAGATGGACGCTCTTTTCCTGCTCGCGTTCTGGCAAAAGATCCTTTGCAGGACCTTGCGGTCTTGAAAATTGACCAAGAAAACATTATTGACGCTCAGGGCAACTTTACCGCAAAGCCTTTTCCTGCGGTAGTCTTGGGAGATTCTGCAAACCTTAAAATAGGCCAGACCGTCATTGCCATTGGAAACGCATTAGCTGAGTTTCGCAACACGGTTTCCGTAGGAGTTATTTCTGGGCTTGGGCGCACCATTACAGCTTCCGGGGGAAACTTTGTTGAAACCATAGAGGATGTCATACAAACCGATGCCGCCATTAACCGGGGCAACTCAGGAGGCCCCTTGCTTAACCTGGCAGGTCAAGTTATTGGTATTAACACCGCAACCGTGCTAGACGCGCAAAACATCGGTTTTGCAATTCCTGTAAACAGGGCAACGCGTGATATTGAGCAGGTAAGGACACTTGGCAAAATAGTGTACCCCTTTTTGGGAGTACGCTATGTTGTAATAACAGAGGCAATAGCGCGCAAAGAAAATCTGCCGGTCACGCACGGGGCATGGATTAGGCCCGGCCCCAGTGGGGAAGCTGCTGTTACCCCAGGGTCAGCTGCAGAGGAGGCAGGGATTCTTTCTCAAGACATTCTCTTGGAAATGAACGGGGAGCGCATCACGCAAGAGAATTCTTTGGCAAAGATTATCCAGCAGTACAACCCCGGAGACCAGGTTGTGCTTAAGGTGCTGCGCTCGGGGCAAGAACGCATTCTCAATGCCACCTTGGGCGAACGCTCAGAATAGCTTGCCCCCACACTAATCGTGTTGTGTGCTGTGCACAAATCCAGCAAATGCTGCGACACAATTAGTGTGGGAGCTTGCGCCGCCCCCTTTTTTGTGGTATGAAGAACCCATCCTATGAACTCAGGCAATTTTACCCATAAGGCGCAAGAAGCCTTGTTTCAAGCGCAAAATCTCGCCCAAGAGCGCAGCCAACAGCAGGTTGATGCTTTGCATTTGCTGTTTTCTCTGCTTTCGCAAGATGAAAGCGTGGTGTTAACACTGCTGCAAAAGATTGGGGCAGATGTTGACGGTTTAAAACGCAAGGCAGAAACGGCCTTAGAACGGCTCCCTGTGGTAACAACCGTAAACCCCCTTGGCCAGTTTTACCTTACCCAGGATTTAGCAAAGGTGCTGGAACGGGCTCGCCAAGATGCCTCAAAGATGGGAGACGAGTATGTTTCTGTAGAACATTTGTTTTTGGCATTGCTAGACACGGATTCAAAAGCAAAAGAAACCTTGGAGCGCACCAGCTTTCTCAAACCCAGTATTGGAGGACCAGAAACAGTAGAGTTTGGCCGCTTAAATTATGAAACGGCCTTAAAGATTTTAGCCCAGATTCGGGGGGGAGTTCGCATTACAGACCCTACTCCAGAGAGCAAGTACCAGGTGATAGAAAAGTATGCCAGAAACCTCACTCGTTTAGCCCGTCAGGGCAAACTTGATCCTGTTATTGGCAGGGAACAGGAAATCCGAAGATTAATGCAAGTGTTGTCACGCAGAACAAAGAACAACCCAGTGCTCATTGGAGAGGCTGGCGTTGGGAAAACAGCCGTTGTGGAAGGCCTGGCGCAAAAGATTGTAAGAGGGGACATTCCAGAATCGCTGAAAGAAAGGGAAATCATCGCCTTGGATATTGGGGCTTTGGTGGCAGGAACCAAGTACCGGGGCGAGTTTGAAGACCGAATTAAAGCTTTGTTAAAAGAAATTGAGAGAGCAGCGGGGAAATATCTTTTGTTTATTGATGAGCTTCACACCTTGGTGGGAGCTGGGGCAGCCGAGGGAGCAATTGATGCTTCCAACCTGTTAAAGCCGGCTTTGGCACGGGGAGAATTGAGGGCAATTGGAGCCACCACGTTAAAAGAATATCAAAGATACATTGAAAAAGACCCTGCTTTAGAACGAAGGTTTCAGCCTATCTTGGTGGTAGAACCCAACATTGAAGATGCCATTTCAATCTTGCGGGGCATTAAAGAAAAGTATGAGCTGCACCACGGGGTGAAGATTAAGGATTCGGCCTTGGTGTCTGCTGCAAACCTGGCAGCCAGATACATTTCAGACAGGTTCTTACCAGACAAGGCAGTGGACTTAATGGATGAGGCAATGAGCTCTTTGCGTTTGGAAATGGAATCTGAGCCCGCAGAGCTTGATTCTTTAAAACGGCAGATTCAAAAACTTGAGATTGAACAGGAAGCATTTAAGGCAGAGGGAGTCCAAGAAAAAAAGGTAAAGGCCAATGCCAGGGCCTTGGCTGATTTTAAGGAAAAGGCAAAGGCAATTGAGTCAAAGTGGAGGTCAGAAAAAGAGGTTATCGACGCCATAAAAGACATTAAAAAGGACTTGGAAGATGCAAGGTTTAGGGTAGAAAGGGAACAGACAGCAGGAAACTCACAAAAGGCAGCTGAGATAAAGTATGCAACAATCCCGGATTTGATGAAGCGCCTTAGCGGAGAAGAAAAAAAGCTGGCACGGTTTCAAAAGACCAACCCCCTGCTCAAAGAAGAGGTGGTGGAAGAAGACGTTGCCAGGGTGGTTTCAAGTTGGACCGGCATTCCCGTTATGCGTTTGATGGAAGAGGAGGCAAAGAAACTGGAAAAGATGGAAAACGTGTTAAAGCGCAGAATTATCGGGCAAGAAGAGGCGGTTGTCGCCATTTCAAATGCGATTAGAAGAAACAGGGCAGGATTATCTGAAGAAAACAGACCCTTGGGTTCTTTCCTGTTTTTGGGTCCTACGGGAGTAGGCAAGACCGAGACCGCAAAGGCATTGGCTGAGTTTTTGTTTAATGATGAGAATGCTTTGGTTCGTCTGGATATGTCAGAGTACATGGAGCGCCACACCACCTCACGCATGATTGGTTCTCCTCCGGGGTATGTGGGATATGAGGAAGGAGGTCAGTTAACTGAGAAAATCAGAAGACGACCTTACAGCGTCATCTTGTTTGACGAGATTGAGAAGGCTCATCCCGAGGTATTCAACGTGCTCCTGCAGATAATGGAAGATGGCCGTCTCACCGATGCCAAAGGCAGGACTGCCTCTTTCAAAAACGCTATTATTATTATGACCTCAAACGTTGGCTCCCAGCACATAGCTGAAATGTCTCCCCTGGGCTTTATGGGAGACAACCTTCAAGAAAAAAAGAGCGCAGTTAAAGACAAGGTTATGGAAGCCCTCAAAGAAGAGTTTCGGCCCGAGTTTTTGAACCGCATTGACGAGATTATCATCTTTAACTACTTAACAAAGCCAGAAATCAAAAAGATTGTGGAGTTGGAATTAACTAAAGTTGCCTCGCGCATCTCTCTTAAAGGAATTACAATGGATGTCACAGAAAAGGCAAAAGAACTTTTGGCAGAGCTGGGGTTTAACCCTTCTTTGGGCGCCCGGCCTTTAAAGAGAATCATTCAGCGTAAGGTGTTGGATCCTCTATCTTTAAGAATTGTGGCAGGAGAGATACAGCCAGGGAGCAGAGTTCGGGTGGATGCAGAAAACAAAGAGATTGTATTGCTTTCGTCTATGGATTCTTTAAAAACCTCTCCAAAGGGAAAGTTCGCAAAAACAGCACGGTAAATGCCAAAGCGTATTCTTTTACTCTTGCTTCTGTTTTTGGCGGGAGCCGTTGGAGGACTCTGGTCCCAGGCCTTTTTGTTGCCCTCATTGGCAGCAAACCCTGCTTTTCAGAATTGGCAGTTTCTCAAAGACTGGAACGCAAGAACCCAGGTAATAGCCCCGGTAGAGCAGATTTTTGTGCGTGAGAACGAGGCAGTACAGCGAACCATTCAACAGATAAAAGGTACTGTGGTTGCCTTAAAGAGTGCCGGCGCCAGACAGGGCTCAGGTCTTGTGTATACCTCAGACGGTTTAATTGTTACCCTCTCTTCTTTAGTTCCGGATGGTTGGAAGGTTACGGTGTATCCTGAAGGGCAAGATTCCTTGCCAGCAAAGATTCTTAAGCGAGACGTTGCAAGCAACCTTGTGTTATTGAAAATAGAAGATGCAGGGCTTAAAACAGCTGGCTTTGTTAAAAATGGGGGAGTTGAGCTTGGAGAACGAGTGGTGTTGTTGGCAAAGATTGTTGAGGCGGACGAGAGTACTTTGACTGTGAACGTAGGGGTTGTAAAGAAAATAGAAGAGGATTCTTTGGTAACTTCAATTGTAGAACAGGAGAATGTTGACGGAGCCCCTTTGTTTAACGTAGAAGGCAGGGTAGTAGGGCTTGCAGATGCCGACCTTCAGGGCAATATCTTTGTCATTCCATCCTTAGTTTTAAGGGAATTCCTCGGCCTCTAATTCTTATTAATTAATACATCCTAAACGAGATTTAAGCAGCACTGCTTAAATCTCGTTTAGTTATCCACAGGTTTTTCTCAACAGCTCTTTTTTAAATCATCTCGCAATCTGTAGACTAGAAAATTAAGATAGTCAGTTCGAATTCTACCCGCGGAGCTCGTAAAGTTGAACCAAAGAATCGCCAAGAAGGCGGTTTTTTGTTAGACTTAAAATAGAATGAAAAGTCGAATATAATAGTTATTAAAATAACCAAAAAAATATTATGAAAACTCTCATTGAGAAGGGGATCGTCTTCTTCGGCGCTCTCACGGTGTTCCTGCTGCTTCTTCACGCCACGGACGAGATTGCGCGCGGCGCGGCCGCCCAGCAATACGCGATCGTCGGAGCCGGAGTGGCCGTCCTATTCTTCATCCTGCTGATGATCCTTTACGTCTTCGGCATCGGATGGGCCTGGAAGCAACGTAGGCTGGGCTACGGGATCGTCCTCGTGGCGTCCGCCGCCGCCTTCTTGCGGACCTTCGCCGTGATCCTCGGCTTGGGCAACCCGGATCTGGAGGCCCTCTTCGCTGCCTACGCCAGCGAGGCCGTAGGCGTCTTCTTCGTCTTCGTCTACCTGGCCATTGCCCTGACGAGCCTGATGGCTCTCTTCCTCTCCATCTACGCACTGGTTATCCGGAAGCGGGAATAAGGTTCGCAGGCCGAGGCAAAGCTGTTTACTGAACCAGTAGAAGTCCTCGTCGAAGTCAGGACTCTGGAGAATTACTGAGAAGTTACTATCGACCCCTGACTTTTTCGTATGGTTGAATTTCCGAACGCCTTCGCAAGCATTAACCGCATGGTTCGCCCAGCGGCCTTTATCTTTGCACCAAACAGGTTCTAACGTCGTCCAGTAGGGGGAGCTCGTAAAGTTGAATCAAAGAATCGTCAAACAGGCGGTTTTTTGGTAGAGTAGGAGACATGAAATACCTTCTATTCGCACTCATTGGAATTGTTGTTCTGGCAGGTGGGTTTTTCTTTTTCCATTTTCAAGGAAACCCTGGAGAAGAGGAACCCTTATTTCCTCAAAAGGAGGAGTCAATGCCTGGAGAAAGCATTGAAACTGGGGCATCAAAAAAGGAAGTCTTGGAACAAGAGGAATCTTCTGCGTCAGAATCAGCCCCTGCAATTTCTCAAGTTGAAGAAGCAACTGAAGAGGTCGTACAAAAAGATTTTAGGATGGCCTTTGTGCTTTTAATTCGTAGTTCTTCTGATGCAACGCCAGGAAGAATAAATAAAATTAATGAAATCAAAAATGCCTTTCCGAATTCTTTCAAAACGGCAACAAGAAATTTAGCAACGATGGATACATCTTCAGACATTGTAATAATGACTGTAGACTCGGGTCCTGACATTACTTCATTTCTATTTGATTGGGGTAAATATCCACAAAAGTTTTATGAAGATCACGAAGACAACTTTGACTTTATAAGTTTCTATACAGCATTCGAAGATCAACAATCTCAAGCTCATTTACCAGTAAGCAATGCCATAAAGGGTATTGGAAATGTTAACTTAATGAATTCAGCAAGAGGATATGGTTCAGGGGGTAGGCTAAAAGGATTAAATTTTATGGGTGATATTACAATATTCGAAAGATTGCAGCTTTTAACTATAGAATCTGCATTAAATGCTTTAAAACATGAAACAGGTCATCAGTGGTGTTGCTATATAATGGACAGTAGAGAAGAAAATGGCAATGTGCCATTAATACAGGAGTATGTTCACTGGAACTTCTTTTTGGACTTAAAAAGTATCAATGATGGCTATATTGATCCATTAGGGGGAACTGATTGGATTGAAGTAGAGAAAAATAAATTCAAAGTATCAGATCGGTTAAGATATATAGAAGCTCGGTATTCACCGCTTACCTTGTACTTAATGGGACTTTTGTCAGCAGAAGATGTGCCACCAATACCATTAATAAGACCCTTTGATTCAGTTATAGAAAAATCAACCTATCCTCCTAATGAAGTTGATGGGATTAAAGAATTTGTTTCCATGGAAGACATAATTGCAAGAGAAGGAAAGTGGAGATGTTGTTTTAGTCCTTAACTTTCAATGTTCTTACGTGAACATATCGAGTAGCAGAAGAGGAGGGAACATTCTAGGTAGACGATATCATCCGTAGGGGGGGTCTCTTTTGGGGTGTAGGGGGGATCTAAGGAACGAGTTCTGGAGTATGGAGAATCTCCTGGTTCTCTCTTATCCAGGTTCTAACAGCCTCCACGCTCCGGAGCTCGTAAAGTTGAGTCAAAGAATCGCCAC
The Patescibacteria group bacterium DNA segment above includes these coding regions:
- a CDS encoding glycosyltransferase; its protein translation is MISVIIPTLNEEEYLPIVLRSVRRQGIKDLEIIVADASSKDRTVKIAKSFGCKVTKGGMPGKGRNEGTKVAKGDILVFLDADANLPPNFLKKFLKEFERRRLDVAGCVMKLPGKKKIYRVFEKLYKLYFKNTEKFYPHATNCIVVKKWLHEEVGGFDETVKLGEDFKYIQAASKKGKFGFLANVWFYSSPRRAEEDMTKIITQYFLAEAYMTFIGPIRTDIFKYRFNHLPKGWKSKSPQRRSADEAVKKP
- a CDS encoding cysteine desulfurase; amino-acid sequence: MRKKLVYLDYAASTPVDQKVQRAMTPFLRSEFGNPSSVHQLGQRSRVAVETARERIATFLGCSANEVVFTSGATEANNLAIQGIVARESPLQRPHVVTSAIEHESVLAPIQALEKEGTIEATYVKVGKEGIVNPQDVEKAIQKNTILVSIQYANSEVGTIQPIPHIAKIIKKYKIQDTKYQILFHTDAVQAALYLDCSVEKLGVDMLTLSSHKIYGPKGVGVLYIRKGISIHPLFFGGGQEQDIRSGTENVGGIVGMGEAIREIQNPKSRVQNIRIRQLRDRLMKIIPQRISGAKLTGSLLQRLPNNVHVLIKGVEGKDVVLLLDQKGIAVSTGSACSERSQEPSHALLSMGYEQAEARSALRITLGKHTKKEEIEKTVKILEKTVEQLRAKK
- a CDS encoding trypsin-like peptidase domain-containing protein; this translates as MENTRRPQMNPLQKLIKKLGHRELISLLILVVAVSSLSGFAGGAVVGGVLYQQVASLLKQVEFELPDRIIQETVVEKEYIPQTSQEQKIIDVVKNVSPAVVSIIITKDVPVIEQFFVDPFGDFFGGHSPFEFQVPQFRQQGTEKREVGGGSGFIVSQDGFVITNKHVVLDEEADYTVFTTDGRSFPARVLAKDPLQDLAVLKIDQENIIDAQGNFTAKPFPAVVLGDSANLKIGQTVIAIGNALAEFRNTVSVGVISGLGRTITASGGNFVETIEDVIQTDAAINRGNSGGPLLNLAGQVIGINTATVLDAQNIGFAIPVNRATRDIEQVRTLGKIVYPFLGVRYVVITEAIARKENLPVTHGAWIRPGPSGEAAVTPGSAAEEAGILSQDILLEMNGERITQENSLAKIIQQYNPGDQVVLKVLRSGQERILNATLGERSE
- a CDS encoding AAA family ATPase; its protein translation is MNSGNFTHKAQEALFQAQNLAQERSQQQVDALHLLFSLLSQDESVVLTLLQKIGADVDGLKRKAETALERLPVVTTVNPLGQFYLTQDLAKVLERARQDASKMGDEYVSVEHLFLALLDTDSKAKETLERTSFLKPSIGGPETVEFGRLNYETALKILAQIRGGVRITDPTPESKYQVIEKYARNLTRLARQGKLDPVIGREQEIRRLMQVLSRRTKNNPVLIGEAGVGKTAVVEGLAQKIVRGDIPESLKEREIIALDIGALVAGTKYRGEFEDRIKALLKEIERAAGKYLLFIDELHTLVGAGAAEGAIDASNLLKPALARGELRAIGATTLKEYQRYIEKDPALERRFQPILVVEPNIEDAISILRGIKEKYELHHGVKIKDSALVSAANLAARYISDRFLPDKAVDLMDEAMSSLRLEMESEPAELDSLKRQIQKLEIEQEAFKAEGVQEKKVKANARALADFKEKAKAIESKWRSEKEVIDAIKDIKKDLEDARFRVEREQTAGNSQKAAEIKYATIPDLMKRLSGEEKKLARFQKTNPLLKEEVVEEDVARVVSSWTGIPVMRLMEEEAKKLEKMENVLKRRIIGQEEAVVAISNAIRRNRAGLSEENRPLGSFLFLGPTGVGKTETAKALAEFLFNDENALVRLDMSEYMERHTTSRMIGSPPGYVGYEEGGQLTEKIRRRPYSVILFDEIEKAHPEVFNVLLQIMEDGRLTDAKGRTASFKNAIIIMTSNVGSQHIAEMSPLGFMGDNLQEKKSAVKDKVMEALKEEFRPEFLNRIDEIIIFNYLTKPEIKKIVELELTKVASRISLKGITMDVTEKAKELLAELGFNPSLGARPLKRIIQRKVLDPLSLRIVAGEIQPGSRVRVDAENKEIVLLSSMDSLKTSPKGKFAKTAR
- a CDS encoding serine protease gives rise to the protein MPKRILLLLLLFLAGAVGGLWSQAFLLPSLAANPAFQNWQFLKDWNARTQVIAPVEQIFVRENEAVQRTIQQIKGTVVALKSAGARQGSGLVYTSDGLIVTLSSLVPDGWKVTVYPEGQDSLPAKILKRDVASNLVLLKIEDAGLKTAGFVKNGGVELGERVVLLAKIVEADESTLTVNVGVVKKIEEDSLVTSIVEQENVDGAPLFNVEGRVVGLADADLQGNIFVIPSLVLREFLGL